The following are encoded together in the Lactuca sativa cultivar Salinas chromosome 1, Lsat_Salinas_v11, whole genome shotgun sequence genome:
- the LOC111900691 gene encoding pumilio homolog 12, giving the protein MPERVHELEFDEFDKLLGEIPRATVTPNTEEFGVFNSSKSSKNLYTNPENGTFLDTLNDKKLNVRRVQFIEGECLNDQSFASVFQDLSIKDRPIMLSPPPPSSTPFNGVDFNGQQLVAIPMIPNQQQLFFNPQSNLTWRNLENEYNYHPMNMHQFCKNLESQPRSMHQPTPSLNRFMTHANQKGPEKILTRSRGLNPLGSLKFGSFEREDPVSNIVKSDDFGERIYCMAKDQQGCRSLQKKFSEGTREDLENIFREVIVHVVELMTDPFGNYLVQKLLEVCDKHQHMQILRVITRKPGDLVRISCDMHGTRAVQKVVETLKTREQCSMVVSALKPGIIGLMKNMNGNHVAQRFLQYLKPEFNEFLFEAATMKCIELATDRHGCCVLQKCLSHSDGEPRRRLVREITSNALILSQDPYGNYVVQYVFELQVPWATSAILDQLEGNYGDLAMQKYSSNVVEKCLKYAREERRICIVNELMGNPRLDQIMQDPYGNYVIQAALRSSKGALREALIEAIKPHVPALRTSPYGKKVLSSNGLKK; this is encoded by the exons ATGCCGGAAAGAGTTCACGAATTGGAGTTTGACGAATTCGATAAGCTTCTTGGTGAGATACCTCGAGCTACTGTCACCCCAAACACCGAAGAATTTGGAGTCTTTAATTCTTCCAAAAGCTCCAAAAATCTCTACACAAATCCTGAAAATGGTACATTTCTTGATACTTTGAATGACAAAAAGTTAAACGTGAGAAGGGTTCAATTCATCGAAGGAGAATGCTTAAACGATCAATCATTCGCATCTGTTTTTCAAGATCTAAGCATCAAAGATAGGCCAATCATGCTCTCACCACCACCTCCTTCTTCAACACCCTTCAATGGCGTTGACTTTAATGGTCAACAACTCGTAGCAATTCCCATGATCCCAAATCAACAACAATTGTTTTTCAATCCCCAGTCCAATCTAACATGGAGAAACCTCGAAAACGAATATAATTATCATCCGATGAACATGCACCAATTCTGTAAGAATCTAGAGAGTCAACCTCGGTCAATGCACCAACCTACACCTTCGTTGAACCGGTTCATGACCCATGCTAACCAAAAGGGACCCGAAAAGATACTCACGAGGTCACGTGGGTTGAACCCACTCGGGTCGCTAAAGTTTGGAAGCTTTGAACGTGAAGATCCGGTTTCAAATATCGTGAAATCTGACGATTTTGGTGAGAGAATATATTGCATGGCGAAAGATCAACAAGGGTGTCGTTCCTTACAGAAGAAATTCTCCGAGGGGACAAGGGAAGATCTTGAGAACATTTTTCGAGAAGTTATAGTGCATGTTGTCGAGCTTATGACTGACCCTTTTGGAAACTATCTTGTTCAGAAGCTTCTAGAAGTTTGTGACAAGCATCAACATATGCAGATTCTTAGGGTTATTACTCGAAAGCCTGGAGATCTTGTTAGGATTTCATGTGATATGCATGG GACTCGAGCTGTTCAGAAGGTGGTTGAAACTCTTAAAACTCGTGAGCAGTGTTCCATGGTGGTTTCCGCTTTGAAGCCCGGGATTATTGGGTTGATGAAGAACATGAATGGCAATCATGTTGCTCAACGATTCTTGCAGTATTTAAAACCCGAATTCAACGAG TTTCTTTTTGAAGCTGCGACTATGAAATGCATAGAGCTAGCGACAGATCGACATGGGTGTTGTGTGCTTCAGAAGTGCTTAAGTCATTCAGATGGTGAACCAAGACGGCGTCTTGTTCGTGAGATTACTTCGAATGCTCTAATCCTTTCACAAGATCCATACGG GAATTATGTTGTACAATATGTTTTTGAGCTTCAAGTTCCATGGGCGACATCGGCCATTCTTGATCAACTTGAGGGTaactatggtgatttagcgatGCAGAAATACAGTAGTAATGTGGTGGAAAAATGCTTAAAATATGCAAGAGAAGAGCGGCGTATTTGTATTGTTAATGAGTTGATGGGTAATCCTCGTTTAGATCAAATCATGCAGGATCCGTACGGAAACTATGTTATCCAGGCAGCGCTTCGTTCTTCAAAG GGAGCTCTACGTGAGGCATTAATCGAGGCAATAAAACCCCATGTTCCTGCGCTACGCACAAGCCCATACGGAAAAAAGGTTTTGTCAAGTAATGGTCTCAAAAAATAA
- the LOC111900701 gene encoding uncharacterized protein LOC111900701 isoform X1 has product MAQRRKIEVSNTNFDGNKPEVNVSFQNAANEVTKLYHQAMNSQHVAFDAGRRHSLEKAFEWVSSKAHDGKSVTSSEFMAYLQHELNDSSANSHQELSENMPCSQDQDMKEEHPHM; this is encoded by the exons ATGGCGCAGAGGAGGAAAATCGAGGTTTCCAATACCAATTTCGATGGAAATAAACCCGAAGTTAATGTCAGTTTTCAAAATGCTGCCAATGAAGTTACTAAACTCTATCATCAAGCTATGAATTCCCAACATGTTGCTTTTGATGCTGGTCGAAGACATTCACTT GAGAAAGCATTCGAATGGGTTTCATCTAAAGCACATGATGGAAAATCGGTTACTTCATCAGAATTTATGGCCTATTTGCAG CATGAGCTCAATGATTCATCGGCAAATAGTCATCAAGAACTTAGTGAAAATATGCCTTGTTCTCAAGATCAGGATATGAAAGAAGAGCATCCTCATATGTAG
- the LOC111900701 gene encoding uncharacterized protein LOC111900701 isoform X2: protein MAQRRKIEVSNTNFDGNKPEVNVSFQNAANEVTKLYHQAMNSQHVAFDAGRRHSLEKAFEWVSSKAHDGKSVTSSEFMAYLQLLCSMSSMIHRQIVIKNLVKICLVLKIRI from the exons ATGGCGCAGAGGAGGAAAATCGAGGTTTCCAATACCAATTTCGATGGAAATAAACCCGAAGTTAATGTCAGTTTTCAAAATGCTGCCAATGAAGTTACTAAACTCTATCATCAAGCTATGAATTCCCAACATGTTGCTTTTGATGCTGGTCGAAGACATTCACTT GAGAAAGCATTCGAATGGGTTTCATCTAAAGCACATGATGGAAAATCGGTTACTTCATCAGAATTTATGGCCTATTTGCAG ctTTTATGCAGCATGAGCTCAATGATTCATCGGCAAATAGTCATCAAGAACTTAGTGAAAATATGCCTTGTTCTCAAGATCAGGATATGA